In one window of Ruminococcus hominis DNA:
- a CDS encoding class C sortase: MKSKKKGKITIKDIIRLLVLLVAFAVLLYPTYSRYLNEKNGSKVVSEYDEKSVKLSHAEKEQMLADARAYNQEMLGNIDLIDPFSQTEPEVDERYESLLNVEGSGMMGYVKIPKINVELPIYHGTSESVLQAGVGHFQGTSLPVGGDSTHTVLTGHRGLPDKTLFTNMDKMEVGDIFYIKVLDATLAYEVDQILTVLPEDTEALSIVPGQDYATLVTCTPFAINTHRLLVRGHRIPYEEANKKEPDTEIKPELSFTTKVLIVTIIVIFMGLVGAIIYYIKDRKRRKQSDKKDEKN, from the coding sequence ATGAAAAGTAAGAAAAAAGGTAAGATTACAATAAAAGATATTATTCGTTTACTTGTGCTTTTGGTTGCATTCGCCGTGTTATTATATCCGACATACAGCAGATACTTGAATGAAAAGAATGGTTCAAAAGTAGTATCTGAATATGATGAGAAAAGTGTAAAGTTAAGTCATGCAGAAAAGGAACAGATGCTTGCGGATGCAAGAGCATACAATCAGGAAATGTTGGGAAACATTGATTTGATTGATCCATTTTCCCAAACGGAACCAGAAGTAGATGAACGATACGAGAGTCTGTTGAATGTGGAAGGTTCTGGCATGATGGGATATGTAAAGATACCGAAAATCAACGTGGAACTTCCGATTTACCATGGAACCTCTGAATCTGTCTTACAGGCGGGAGTTGGTCATTTTCAGGGGACATCCCTGCCAGTTGGTGGAGACAGTACACATACTGTGCTGACAGGACACAGAGGACTACCAGATAAAACATTGTTCACCAATATGGATAAAATGGAAGTAGGAGATATTTTTTATATTAAAGTATTGGACGCAACACTGGCTTATGAAGTAGACCAGATTTTAACAGTATTGCCGGAAGATACAGAAGCGTTGTCGATTGTACCGGGGCAGGATTATGCAACACTTGTTACCTGCACACCTTTTGCAATCAATACACATCGACTTTTAGTGCGTGGACATCGTATTCCGTATGAAGAAGCAAATAAAAAAGAACCGGATACGGAGATTAAACCAGAATTGTCATTTACAACTAAAGTTTTGATTGTAACCATTATTGTTATATTCATGGGACTGGTAGGAGCCATTATTTATTACATCAAAGACAGAAAGAGGAGGAAGCAAAGTGATAAAAAAGATGAGAAAAATTAA
- a CDS encoding LPXTG cell wall anchor domain-containing protein has protein sequence MIKKMRKIKLFWGIALTFFLFSNTLLFPVISVYAQPRTGNIEIDFEGRTDDRENILLSGAKFELFPVQYMDNDVMVWRDEFAKCGISLDDSSSEARAEQAKALFDYAKANNMTGIIHETDEKGHAHFLDLAEGMYLLVEIGNVDSGLDEFDSAPFLVKIPSEVGGKFEYDVDVEPKARWVSHDGEPVGPDEPENPPKDLPDNPPNSTPTQTPTPDNTPNPIQKIINIVKTGDSTNVLLLIGVTVASLGVIILSIRKKRDTK, from the coding sequence GTGATAAAAAAGATGAGAAAAATTAAACTTTTTTGGGGTATTGCACTTACATTTTTTCTGTTCAGTAATACGTTACTTTTTCCTGTGATATCGGTATATGCTCAACCACGAACGGGAAATATTGAAATTGATTTTGAAGGAAGAACAGATGACAGGGAAAATATTCTGCTTTCAGGAGCAAAGTTTGAACTCTTTCCTGTTCAATATATGGATAATGATGTTATGGTGTGGCGTGATGAGTTTGCAAAATGCGGAATTTCTTTAGATGATAGCAGTTCAGAAGCGAGGGCTGAGCAAGCGAAGGCATTATTTGATTATGCAAAAGCAAATAATATGACAGGAATTATTCACGAAACAGATGAAAAAGGACATGCTCATTTTCTGGACCTGGCAGAAGGAATGTATCTTCTTGTAGAAATAGGAAATGTAGATAGTGGCTTAGATGAGTTTGACTCAGCTCCATTCCTTGTAAAAATTCCTTCAGAAGTGGGTGGGAAATTCGAATATGATGTTGATGTAGAACCGAAAGCAAGATGGGTGTCTCATGATGGCGAGCCAGTAGGTCCAGACGAGCCAGAAAATCCGCCAAAAGATCTGCCGGATAATCCCCCAAATTCGACTCCAACACAGACGCCAACTCCTGATAATACACCTAATCCTATTCAAAAAATTATAAATATTGTTAAAACAGGGGATTCGACGAACGTGTTGCTATTGATTGGTGTAACAGTGGCGAGCTTAGGTGTTATTATTTTGAGCATTAGAAAGAAAAGAGATACTAAGTAG
- a CDS encoding ImmA/IrrE family metallo-endopeptidase, giving the protein MGYYTQDEIVTIVNKLIKKCGTRDPYRVAEELGINILYRDFKKQRGAYKVILKNRFIFLQNGLHPVIEQIVLWHEIGHDMLHRQEAALTGGFQEFNIFDMRENRMEYEANVFAAQASLPDDTIIEYIKNGYDIQQIAKAMHSDINLIALKVDTLNSQGYQFRRQEHRNDFLKYNKQI; this is encoded by the coding sequence GTGGGATATTACACACAAGATGAGATTGTCACAATCGTGAATAAACTGATTAAGAAATGTGGTACTCGTGATCCATACAGAGTTGCCGAGGAACTTGGCATCAATATTCTCTACCGGGATTTTAAAAAGCAACGTGGAGCATACAAAGTTATCCTGAAGAACCGCTTTATTTTTCTTCAGAATGGTTTGCACCCGGTAATTGAACAGATCGTCCTCTGGCATGAGATCGGGCATGACATGCTTCATCGACAGGAAGCTGCTTTGACTGGAGGATTTCAGGAATTTAATATTTTTGATATGCGTGAGAACCGGATGGAATATGAAGCCAATGTTTTTGCAGCACAGGCTTCTCTCCCGGACGATACGATTATTGAGTACATAAAAAATGGATATGATATTCAGCAGATTGCCAAAGCCATGCACTCTGATATCAACCTGATTGCCCTGAAAGTTGATACACTCAACTCACAAGGCTACCAGTTCAGAAGACAGGAGCATAGAAACGATTTTCTCAAATATAATAAGCAAATATAA